One genomic window of Sarcophilus harrisii chromosome X, mSarHar1.11, whole genome shotgun sequence includes the following:
- the RBM10 gene encoding RNA-binding protein 10 isoform X1, translating to MEYERRGGRGDRTGRYGATDRGLQDDGLDSRSQRDHDYRDMDYRSYPRDFGSQEPRHDYDDSSEEQSAEDSYEASSGSETQQRKRDSPTEPLGFPGDGDYRDQDYRTEQGEEEEEEKASHIIMLRMLPQAAAENDIRAQLQSHGIQAREVRLMRNKSSGQSRGFAFVEFSHLQDAARWMEANQHSLSILGQKVSMHYSDPKPKINEDWLCNKCGVQNFKRREKCFKCGVPKSEAEQKMPLGSRLDPQLMPLGGRELSQGLLPLPQPYPAQGLLPPQALSQGSEPTSENANDTIILRNLNPHSTMDSILGALAPYAVLSSSNVRVIKDKQTQLNRGFAFIQLSTIVEAAQLLQILQALHPPLTIDGKTINVEFAKGSKRDMASNDGNRINAASVASTAIAAAQWAISQASQPGEGNWAAPEEPAPDYNYYQQDEAYCGPSNEATLYGHGGYLKGAPKALGVPNTKGDPAAAGTEPTLDPCVPGVDAVPLIQAFPRAQTSAMPGMYPQPGAEGPSAPGMVPNAQAQPYTIVSPAVLKAELLSPAQPSSAPPPTTSPAAQDSYGQYPIPDVSTYQYDETSGYYYDPQTGLYYDPNSQYYYNSQSQQYLYWDGERRTYVPALEQVTDGHKETGPSLKEGKEKKEKHKTKTAQQIAKDMERWARSLNKQKENFKNSFQPISSLREDERRESATADAGYAILEKKGTLAERQHTTMDLPKLTSDERLSPPRGLVAAYSGESDSEEEPERSAEREERLTDWQKLACLLCRRQFPSKEALIRHQQLSGLHKQNLEIHRRAHLSENELEALEKSDMEMKYRDRAAERREKYGIPEPPEPKKRK from the exons ATGGAGTATGAAAGACG AGGTGGCCGTGGAGACAGGACCGGCCGCTATGGCGCCACTGACCGTGGCCTCCAGGACGACGGGCTGGACAGCCGGAGTCAGAGAGACCATGATTACCGGGACATGGATTACCGCTCCTATCCCCGGGACTTTGGCAGCCAGGAGCCCCGCCATGATTATGATGACTCATCTGAAGAGCAGAGCGCAGAG GATTCCTACGAGGCTTCCTCAGGTTCTGAGACGCAGCAGCGTAAGCGGGACAGTCCTACCGAGCCCCTGGGCTTCCCCGGAGATGGGGACTACCGAGACCAGGACTATCGGACCGAgcaaggggaggaggaggaggaggagaaggccAGTCACATCATCATGCTGAGGATGCTGCCCCAGGCAGCTGCAGAAAACGAC aTCCGAGCACAACTACAGTCCCACGGGATCCAGGCTCGGGAGGTGCGGCTAATGCGGAACAAGTCATCAG GTCAGAGCCGGGGCTTCGCCTTCGTCGAGTTTAGTCACTTGCAGGACGCTGCACGATGGATGGAAGCCAATCAG CACTCCCTCAGCATCCTGGGCCAGAAGGTCTCCATGCACTACAGCGACCCCAAACCCAAAATTAACGAGGATTGGCTTTGCAACAAG TGTGGAGTCCAGAACTTCAAACGGCGAGAGAAATGCTTCAAGTGTGGTGTGCCCAAGTCAG aagCAGAGCAGAAGATGCCACTGGGCTCACGGCTGGACCCGCAGCTGATGCCTCTGGGCGGCCGGGAGCTGAGCCAGGGcctgcttcccctcccccaaccttaCCCAGCTCAGGGGCTCCTGCCCCCCCAGGCCCTGTCCCAAGGCTCTGAGCCCACTTCAGAGAACGCCAATGACA CCATCATCCTGCGCAACCTGAACCCCCACAGCACCATGGACTCCATCCTGGGAGCCCTGGCTCCCTATGCCGTCTTGTCTTCGTCCAACGTCCGCGTGATCAAGGACAAGCAGACCCAGCTAAACCGAGGCTTTGCCTTCATCCAGCTCTCCACCATCGTG GAGGCTGCTCAGTTGCTGCAGATCCTTCAGGCTCTCCACCCTCCCCTCACCATCGATGGCAAGACCATTAATGTGGAGTTTGCCAAGGGTTCCAAGAG GGACATGGCCTCCAATGATGGCAACCGCATCAATGCTGCTTCTGTGGCCAGTACGGCAATCGCCGCCGCCCAGTGGGCCATCTCACAG GCATCCCAGCCTGGGGAGGGGAACTGGGCGGCACCTGAGGAGCCAGCACCAGACTACAATTACTACCAGCAAGACGAGGCCTACTGCGGCCCAAGCAACGAGGCCACGCTCTACGGCCACGGCGGCTACCTGAAGGGTGCCCCCAAGGCCTTGGGTGTGCCGAACACCAAGGGAGACCCCGCCGCAGCAG GCACCGAGCCTACCCTGGACCCCTGTGTACCTGGTGTTGATGCCGTGCCTCTGATCCAGGCCTTTCCCCGGGCCCAAACCAGTGCCATGCCTGGCATGTATCCGCAGCCGGGGGCCGAGGGGCCCAGTGCTCCGGGAATGGTGCCCAACGCCCAG GCCCAGCCCTACACCATCGTGTCCCCTGCCGTTTTGAAAGCTGAGCTGCTCAGCCCAGCCCAACCCAGTTCTGCCCCACCACCCACTACCAGTCCGGCCGCCCAGGACTCCTACGGCCAGTACC CCATCCCCGACGTCTCCACCTACCAATATGACGAGACATCGGGCTACTACTATGACCCTCAGACAGGACTCTACTATGATCCTAACTCTCAG TATTACTACAACTCCCAGAGCCAGCAGTACCTTTACTGGGATGGAGAGCGGCGCACCTACGTCCCTGCCCTGGAGCAGGTGACTGATGGGCACAAGGAGACGGGGCCGAGCCTGAAGGAAGgcaaggagaagaaggaaaagcacAAGACCAAGACGGCCCAGCAG ATAGCCAAGGACATGGAGCGCTGGGCCCGGAGCCTCAACAAACAGAAGGAGAACTTCAAAAACAGCTTCCAACCCATCAGCTCCCTGCGGGAGGACGAGCGCCGGGAGTCGGCCACAGCTGACGCTGGCTATGCCATTCTGGAAAAGAAG GGGACGCTGGCTGAGAGACAGCACACCACCATGGATCTGCCGAAGCTGACGAGTGATGAGCGCCTG AGTCCACCCCGGGGACTGGTGGCCGCCTACAGCGGTGAGAGTGACAGTGAGGAGGAGCCCGAGCGGAGCGCGGAGAGGGAGGAGAGGCTGACCGACTGGCAGAAGCTGGCTTGCCTTCTCTGCCGACGCCAGTTCCCTAGCAAGGAGGCCCTGATCCGCCACCAGCAGCTTTCTGGGTTGCACAAA CAAAACCTGGAGATCCACCGGCGGGCTCACTTGTCTGAGAATGAGCTGGAAGCCCTGGAGAAGAGTGACATGGAG ATGAAGTACAGGGACCGGGCAGCAGAGCGTCGGGAGAAGTACGGCATCCCAGAGCCCCCGGAGCCCAAGAAGAGGAAATAG
- the RBM10 gene encoding RNA-binding protein 10 isoform X2, producing MEYERRGGRGDRTGRYGATDRGLQDDGLDSRSQRDHDYRDMDYRSYPRDFGSQEPRHDYDDSSEEQSAEDSYEASSGSETQQRKRDSPTEPLGFPGDGDYRDQDYRTEQGEEEEEEKASHIIMLRMLPQAAAENDIRAQLQSHGIQAREVRLMRNKSSGQSRGFAFVEFSHLQDAARWMEANQHSLSILGQKVSMHYSDPKPKINEDWLCNKCGVQNFKRREKCFKCGVPKSEAEQKMPLGSRLDPQLMPLGGRELSQGLLPLPQPYPAQGLLPPQALSQGSEPTSENANDTIILRNLNPHSTMDSILGALAPYAVLSSSNVRVIKDKQTQLNRGFAFIQLSTIVEAAQLLQILQALHPPLTIDGKTINVEFAKGSKRDMASNDGNRINAASVASTAIAAAQWAISQASQPGEGNWAAPEEPAPDYNYYQQDEAYCGPSNEATLYGHGGYLKGAPKALGVPNTKGDPAAAGTEPTLDPCVPGVDAVPLIQAFPRAQTSAMPGMYPQPGAEGPSAPGMVPNAQAQPYTIVSPAVLKAELLSPAQPSSAPPPTTSPAAQDSYGQYPIPDVSTYQYDETSGYYYDPQTGLYYDPNSQYYYNSQSQQYLYWDGERRTYVPALEQVTDGHKETGPSLKEGKEKKEKHKTKTAQQIAKDMERWARSLNKQKENFKNSFQPISSLREDERRESATADAGYAILEKKGTLAERQHTTMDLPKLTSDERLSPPRGLVAAYSGESDSEEEPERSAEREERLTDWQKLACLLCRRQFPSKEALIRHQQLSGLHKQNLEIHRRAHLSENELEALEKSDMEMKYRDRAAERREKYGIPEPPEPKKRKYHPSSPSPSSTLSCRDFEQPTRDGLGSDNIGSRMLQAMGWKEGSGLGRKKQGIITPIEAQTRVRGSGLGARGSSYGITATESYKESLHKTMLTRFNEAE from the exons ATGGAGTATGAAAGACG AGGTGGCCGTGGAGACAGGACCGGCCGCTATGGCGCCACTGACCGTGGCCTCCAGGACGACGGGCTGGACAGCCGGAGTCAGAGAGACCATGATTACCGGGACATGGATTACCGCTCCTATCCCCGGGACTTTGGCAGCCAGGAGCCCCGCCATGATTATGATGACTCATCTGAAGAGCAGAGCGCAGAG GATTCCTACGAGGCTTCCTCAGGTTCTGAGACGCAGCAGCGTAAGCGGGACAGTCCTACCGAGCCCCTGGGCTTCCCCGGAGATGGGGACTACCGAGACCAGGACTATCGGACCGAgcaaggggaggaggaggaggaggagaaggccAGTCACATCATCATGCTGAGGATGCTGCCCCAGGCAGCTGCAGAAAACGAC aTCCGAGCACAACTACAGTCCCACGGGATCCAGGCTCGGGAGGTGCGGCTAATGCGGAACAAGTCATCAG GTCAGAGCCGGGGCTTCGCCTTCGTCGAGTTTAGTCACTTGCAGGACGCTGCACGATGGATGGAAGCCAATCAG CACTCCCTCAGCATCCTGGGCCAGAAGGTCTCCATGCACTACAGCGACCCCAAACCCAAAATTAACGAGGATTGGCTTTGCAACAAG TGTGGAGTCCAGAACTTCAAACGGCGAGAGAAATGCTTCAAGTGTGGTGTGCCCAAGTCAG aagCAGAGCAGAAGATGCCACTGGGCTCACGGCTGGACCCGCAGCTGATGCCTCTGGGCGGCCGGGAGCTGAGCCAGGGcctgcttcccctcccccaaccttaCCCAGCTCAGGGGCTCCTGCCCCCCCAGGCCCTGTCCCAAGGCTCTGAGCCCACTTCAGAGAACGCCAATGACA CCATCATCCTGCGCAACCTGAACCCCCACAGCACCATGGACTCCATCCTGGGAGCCCTGGCTCCCTATGCCGTCTTGTCTTCGTCCAACGTCCGCGTGATCAAGGACAAGCAGACCCAGCTAAACCGAGGCTTTGCCTTCATCCAGCTCTCCACCATCGTG GAGGCTGCTCAGTTGCTGCAGATCCTTCAGGCTCTCCACCCTCCCCTCACCATCGATGGCAAGACCATTAATGTGGAGTTTGCCAAGGGTTCCAAGAG GGACATGGCCTCCAATGATGGCAACCGCATCAATGCTGCTTCTGTGGCCAGTACGGCAATCGCCGCCGCCCAGTGGGCCATCTCACAG GCATCCCAGCCTGGGGAGGGGAACTGGGCGGCACCTGAGGAGCCAGCACCAGACTACAATTACTACCAGCAAGACGAGGCCTACTGCGGCCCAAGCAACGAGGCCACGCTCTACGGCCACGGCGGCTACCTGAAGGGTGCCCCCAAGGCCTTGGGTGTGCCGAACACCAAGGGAGACCCCGCCGCAGCAG GCACCGAGCCTACCCTGGACCCCTGTGTACCTGGTGTTGATGCCGTGCCTCTGATCCAGGCCTTTCCCCGGGCCCAAACCAGTGCCATGCCTGGCATGTATCCGCAGCCGGGGGCCGAGGGGCCCAGTGCTCCGGGAATGGTGCCCAACGCCCAG GCCCAGCCCTACACCATCGTGTCCCCTGCCGTTTTGAAAGCTGAGCTGCTCAGCCCAGCCCAACCCAGTTCTGCCCCACCACCCACTACCAGTCCGGCCGCCCAGGACTCCTACGGCCAGTACC CCATCCCCGACGTCTCCACCTACCAATATGACGAGACATCGGGCTACTACTATGACCCTCAGACAGGACTCTACTATGATCCTAACTCTCAG TATTACTACAACTCCCAGAGCCAGCAGTACCTTTACTGGGATGGAGAGCGGCGCACCTACGTCCCTGCCCTGGAGCAGGTGACTGATGGGCACAAGGAGACGGGGCCGAGCCTGAAGGAAGgcaaggagaagaaggaaaagcacAAGACCAAGACGGCCCAGCAG ATAGCCAAGGACATGGAGCGCTGGGCCCGGAGCCTCAACAAACAGAAGGAGAACTTCAAAAACAGCTTCCAACCCATCAGCTCCCTGCGGGAGGACGAGCGCCGGGAGTCGGCCACAGCTGACGCTGGCTATGCCATTCTGGAAAAGAAG GGGACGCTGGCTGAGAGACAGCACACCACCATGGATCTGCCGAAGCTGACGAGTGATGAGCGCCTG AGTCCACCCCGGGGACTGGTGGCCGCCTACAGCGGTGAGAGTGACAGTGAGGAGGAGCCCGAGCGGAGCGCGGAGAGGGAGGAGAGGCTGACCGACTGGCAGAAGCTGGCTTGCCTTCTCTGCCGACGCCAGTTCCCTAGCAAGGAGGCCCTGATCCGCCACCAGCAGCTTTCTGGGTTGCACAAA CAAAACCTGGAGATCCACCGGCGGGCTCACTTGTCTGAGAATGAGCTGGAAGCCCTGGAGAAGAGTGACATGGAG ATGAAGTACAGGGACCGGGCAGCAGAGCGTCGGGAGAAGTACGGCATCCCAGAGCCCCCGGAGCCCAAGAAGAGGAAATA CCACCCGTCCTCACCCTCACCCTCTTCCACTCTTTCTTGCAGGGACTTCGAACAGCCCACCCGAGACGGGCTGGGCAGCGACAACATCGGCAGCCGCATGCTGCAGGCCATGGGCTGGAAGGAGGGCAGCGGGCTGGGCCGCAAGAAGCAAGGCATCATCACTCCCATCGAG GCCCAGACCCGTGTCCGTGGCTCAGGACTGGGGGCTCGGGGCAGCTCCTATGGCATCACCGCAACCGAGTCCTACAAGGAGAGCCTGCACAAGACCATGCTGACTCGCTTCAACGAGGCAGAGTAG